A portion of the Acidisarcina polymorpha genome contains these proteins:
- a CDS encoding non-canonical purine NTP pyrophosphatase yields the protein MAAKTLYIATSNPGKLRDFAAAAQALASPADKFAIAPMPCLDRIPPPPEDELTFKGNARAKAIYYSRLAPGFDIIADDSGLEVDALEGEPGVRSARYAEGASKHDQDEANNRLLLKNLASVADEKRTARYRCVLALARDGECLVTAEGSVEGLIAARPQGDRGFGYDPLFYLPELGKTMAEIDLEMKDSISHRGSALRDLFEQLATHLS from the coding sequence ATGGCAGCAAAGACCCTCTACATAGCCACTAGCAATCCCGGCAAACTGCGCGATTTTGCCGCCGCCGCTCAGGCTCTTGCCTCGCCCGCAGATAAGTTTGCGATCGCGCCGATGCCTTGCCTTGACCGGATCCCGCCTCCTCCGGAGGACGAATTGACGTTCAAGGGAAATGCCCGCGCCAAAGCCATCTACTATAGTCGACTGGCTCCCGGCTTCGACATTATCGCGGATGACTCCGGTCTCGAGGTCGATGCACTGGAGGGTGAACCAGGCGTAAGGTCAGCCCGTTATGCGGAGGGAGCTTCAAAGCACGATCAGGACGAGGCAAACAACCGGCTCCTGCTCAAGAACCTGGCTTCTGTGGCGGATGAAAAGCGTACAGCCCGGTACCGCTGTGTGCTCGCCTTGGCGCGGGATGGAGAGTGTTTGGTCACTGCCGAAGGCAGTGTGGAAGGTCTGATCGCCGCTAGACCTCAGGGCGACAGAGGATTCGGATACGATCCACTTTTCTACCTGCCGGAGCTAGGCAAGACCATGGCTGAAATCGACCTCGAAATGAAAGACTCAATCAGTCACCGGGGAAGCGCTTTGCGTGATTTGTTCGAACAATTGGCGACCCATCTCTCGTGA
- a CDS encoding succinate dehydrogenase cytochrome b558 subunit — translation MATATAPPAVPSLRGVPPLRAGQGHSFLLRKLHSLSGIVPIGAFLIEHLISNFEALKGPAAYAAQVKFLNGLPFVRILEWAFIFLPILYHSLYGLYITFRGRQNVNVYPWAGNWMYLSQRVTGLIAFAYIIQHVWRQRFAGVSLPEHPGAAFHKVQVELSNPWMLAVYAIAMIATCWHFAYGIWLFAAKWGLTPGDKARKRFGYVCAALGAVLIVVGLASLYAFVGPQYQNAPSDLTPAQIEAGPMASPPAGGNTPASQ, via the coding sequence ATGGCCACTGCCACCGCACCCCCTGCTGTTCCATCTTTGCGCGGCGTTCCTCCCCTGCGCGCCGGGCAGGGGCATTCGTTTTTGCTTCGCAAGCTCCACTCGCTGAGTGGGATAGTGCCCATCGGCGCATTCCTGATCGAGCATCTGATTTCGAACTTCGAGGCACTCAAGGGACCCGCCGCTTATGCAGCGCAAGTCAAGTTTCTGAATGGATTGCCCTTCGTCAGAATTCTGGAGTGGGCGTTCATCTTTCTACCCATCCTCTATCACTCGCTTTACGGCCTCTACATCACTTTCCGCGGAAGACAGAACGTCAACGTCTATCCTTGGGCCGGCAATTGGATGTATCTATCGCAGCGGGTCACCGGGTTGATCGCGTTTGCATACATCATTCAGCATGTCTGGAGGCAGCGTTTTGCCGGGGTCAGCTTGCCCGAACATCCTGGAGCGGCCTTTCACAAAGTCCAGGTGGAGCTTTCGAATCCCTGGATGCTGGCCGTCTATGCGATCGCGATGATTGCAACCTGCTGGCACTTTGCTTATGGGATATGGCTCTTCGCCGCGAAATGGGGTCTCACTCCCGGAGACAAGGCACGCAAGCGCTTCGGCTATGTCTGCGCAGCGCTCGGCGCGGTGTTGATCGTGGTCGGACTCGCCAGCCTCTATGCCTTCGTTGGCCCGCAGTACCAAAATGCACCCTCAGATTTGACTCCTGCGCAAATAGAAGCCGGCCCCATGGCTTCGCCCCCGGCTGGAGGGAATACTCCTGCTTCACAATAG
- a CDS encoding nucleoside hydrolase — MLGLPKRALFLAAFLLCLTILATKAFAQAPQLVIIDTDIGDDIDDVLAIGLALSSPELKILGIESAWGDTALRARMLDRLLCETGRADIPVAVGIEKHGPGGATFSQARWAERQPEKTHTPAVDFLLDQIKQHPGEITLIGIAPLTNLAAALQRDPNTFRKLKRIVIMGGSIHRGYDDLGYTPDHGPDAEYNIAMDPAAAQAIFHAGVPLFVMPLDSTQLKLDEVKRRLLFTQSTDLTDALALLYEQWSRSTSQVTPTMFDAVAAAYSIEPALCPTTPMNVDVDARGYTRQVAAQSNVHANANVCLSSDSDGFFAFYMPRLLKQKLAGSCAR, encoded by the coding sequence GTGCTCGGTCTGCCCAAAAGAGCCCTTTTCCTCGCCGCCTTCCTTTTGTGCCTCACAATCCTCGCGACAAAAGCGTTCGCCCAGGCACCCCAGCTAGTCATCATCGATACCGACATCGGCGATGACATCGACGACGTGCTCGCCATCGGCCTTGCGCTTTCGAGTCCCGAACTTAAAATCCTCGGCATCGAGTCCGCGTGGGGTGACACCGCTCTTCGCGCCCGCATGCTCGATCGGTTGCTGTGTGAGACCGGACGCGCCGACATCCCGGTCGCCGTAGGCATCGAAAAACATGGCCCGGGCGGAGCGACCTTCTCCCAGGCTCGCTGGGCGGAACGCCAGCCGGAGAAGACACACACCCCCGCCGTCGACTTCCTGCTCGACCAGATCAAGCAGCATCCCGGCGAGATCACCCTGATCGGCATCGCGCCGCTCACCAATCTCGCGGCCGCCCTTCAGCGTGATCCCAATACCTTCAGAAAGCTGAAACGGATCGTCATCATGGGAGGCTCCATTCACCGCGGATATGACGATCTCGGCTACACCCCCGATCACGGTCCCGACGCCGAGTACAACATTGCCATGGATCCAGCTGCGGCGCAGGCCATCTTTCACGCCGGCGTACCGCTCTTCGTCATGCCGCTAGACTCCACTCAGCTCAAGCTTGACGAGGTCAAGCGCCGGCTGCTCTTCACGCAAAGCACCGACCTTACTGATGCGCTTGCGCTGCTTTACGAACAATGGTCGCGATCGACCTCCCAGGTGACCCCAACCATGTTCGACGCGGTCGCTGCCGCCTACAGCATCGAACCCGCTCTATGTCCCACCACTCCGATGAACGTCGATGTCGACGCCCGCGGCTACACCCGCCAGGTCGCGGCCCAGTCGAATGTGCACGCGAATGCGAACGTCTGCCTAAGCTCCGACTCAGACGGCTTCTTCGCGTTCTATATGCCTCGCCTGCTCAAACAGAAACTAGCGGGCTCCTGCGCTCGCTAG
- a CDS encoding antitoxin, translated as MARIAKLFLNGRSQAVRLPAGFRFEGKEVFIRRDETTGDGILSRRPGSWDDFFELVRTSDLPKDFLDDRSKESAEERDLF; from the coding sequence ATGGCCCGTATCGCAAAGCTCTTCCTCAATGGACGCAGCCAAGCCGTCAGGCTCCCCGCGGGATTTCGCTTCGAAGGCAAAGAGGTCTTCATTCGCCGCGATGAAACCACCGGCGACGGCATCCTCTCCCGTCGTCCGGGGAGTTGGGATGACTTCTTCGAATTGGTGCGCACTTCCGACCTTCCTAAAGACTTCTTGGATGATCGCTCCAAAGAGTCTGCGGAAGAACGGGACCTCTTTTGA